In the genome of Acidimicrobiia bacterium, the window CTCAGGCCCGGACTGTCGGCGCTGTTCCTCGGCGGGGCGATGCTTGGCTTCATGATGCTGCGACCGCAGGGCCTGTTGGGGGATCGCGAGCTTGAGGACCCCCTCCGACGGCGCCTTCGCGAGAAAGCCGATCCGCCGGAACCACCGACGAGCCTCCCGGAACCGGGTGATGCTCGACTCGTCGGCACGGATATGACCGTCCGTTTCGGAGGTTTCGTCGCCGTCGACGGTGTCTCGATCGAGGTTGCTGTCGGCGAAGTGGTAGGCCTCATCGGTCCCAACGGCGCTGGGAAGACGACGCTGATCAATGCCATCACCGGGGTCATCCAACCGAACAGCGGCACTTGGAGCCTCGATGGTCACGACCTCAGCGGGCTGCCCTCCTTCAAGGTGGCGCGGCTCGGCATCGCCCGCACCTTCCAAAACCTCAGGTTGTTCCAGAGCCTCACCGTGCGCGAGAACATCGCCGCATCAGCGATCGTTGCGGCCCGCCACCGCAGCGAGTATGCCGCCCCCGCTGCCGATGCCCTGATCTACGCCGTTGGCCTGTGGGATGACCGTGAAAGCCGCGCCGGTGCCATCAACTACGGCGCTGCGCGCAAACTCGAGCTTGTCAGGGCTGCCGCTCTCGCCCCAGGGATCCTCCTCCTCGACGAACCGACGGCGGGGATGTGGGAAGAGGACTCGGTTGCCATGGTTGGCCAGATCCGACAGGTCGCATCGTGGATCGGGGCGGGCGTGCTCGTGATCGACCACGATCTCCATTTCATTACCGCGATCTGTGATCGCATCTATGTCCTCGACCAGGGGGAGATCATTGCCCACGGCTCCGCCGAGGAGGTGAAGGCCGACCCACGGGTGCAGGCCGCCTACCTCGGCACCGATGAGTGAATCGAGTGCCTCACTGGAGACCGCGCGTACCGGGTTCCAGGAGATCGGGGGCTCCAAGGCTGTGGGTAGAGTTCGTCAGCCAGCGGAGGACGACGAGGCTGTGAGACACGAGCACAAGCGGGCCTTCATCACCGGGGCTGGATCCGGTATCGGGCGAGAGACGGCCCTCCGGCTGTCGCGGGAAGGGGCGTCGATCCTCGCAACCGACATCGACCTCGATTCCGCGAACGAAACCGTCCGGCTGATCGAGGGCGAGGGTGGTGCTGCGCTCGCGGCGCGCGTGGATGTGCGCGAACGAAGCGAGATCACCGCAGCGGTCGATCTCGCGAGGGATGCGTGGGGTGCCATGCATCTCCTCGTCAACAACGCCGGTCTCGTCACGAAGCATTCGCTTGCTGATCTGACCGAAGAAGCATGGGATCTCGTCGTGGATGTGAACCTGAAAGGTCAGTTCCTCGTGGCACAAGAGGTCTCGAAGCTCATCGCCGAGTCAGGCGGTGGCGCGATCGTGAACCTCTCGACCGTGGAAGCACTGGTGGTGGTGACGAGTGAATCGACCTCCCAGCCGCACTACAACGCAAGCAAGGGCGGGGTCCCGATGCTCACGAAGGCCCTCGCGGTCGAGCTTGCCGCCGCGAACATCCGGGTCAACTGTGTTGCGCCTGGTCCCGTGGCCACGGACTTCTTCGACTATGAGGCCGTGACGAGCCCCGAGGCGTTCGAGTTCATGAAACAGCGGCTCCTTGTTCAGCGAGTGGGGCTGCCGAGCGACATCGCATCGGCGATTTCGTGGCTCCTGTCCGAAGAGTCTTCCTTCGTCGATGGGATTCAGCTGATCGTCGACGGCGGCTGGACGACTCGATGAGCGGCCACATCCTCGAACCGTCGCAGCTCGAAGGGACCGGCATCCAAACGGTGATCATCGCGTCGCCCGACCTCACAGGCCGCTTGATCGGTCGACGGGTTCCGACGCGCCGGTTCGAGCAGGTGCTCGAAGATGGCGTGGATGTCTGCACCTGCGTGTTTGCCTGGGATGTGAAACAGGGGCTGGAACTCATCGAGGCCAATGTGTTGCCCCTGTGCGGTCTGCACAACGGCGTGCCCGATGTCACGCTGCGCGTCGACCCCGACTCGTTGCGGAGAGCCGCGTGGCTCGACGGTGTTGCGATCTGCTTCGCTGATCCGGTCGATGCGGAGACAGGTGAACCGTTGGCGCTGTCGCCCCGTGTCATGCTCAAGAGAGAGCTTGCTCGCCACACCGAGCTCGGGTACGCACCGAAGACCGGGACCGAGCTCGAGTTCTACCTGTTCGCCAACGATGCCCGCGCATTACGCGACGACGGGTTTGCGAACCTGCGACCGACGACCGCCGTCTCCTCCGACTTCATGATCCATGAAGGAAACGCCTACGAACCGTTCTTCCAGAAGCTGCGCCGCGACCTCGCAGACAGCGGAGTCGAGGTCGAGGCTGCCCAGGCCGAACTCGGCACCGGACAGTGGGAGATGACATTCGCCTACGGGGATCCACTCGAGATGGCCGATCGGCACAGCCTCTACAAACTCGCGGTCCGCGATGCCGCGATCGCGTCCGGGATGTCAGCGACCTTCATGGCAAAGCCGCTGAGGGATCAGCCCGGATCGTCGTGCCATGTCCATGTGTCCTACCAGTCGCTCGATGGCGACGAGCTGTTCTGGGATGGTGAAGGCGAACACGACATGAGCGCCTTGATGCGCGAAGCGATCGGCGGCGTCTTGGAGGAGGCGCCGGGTTTCATGGCGTGGTATGCCCCAACGATCAACTCGTGGCGGCGGTCCAACTCGATGGATGCAGCAGGTTGGGGCCGCACATGGGGCTTCGACAATCGCACGGTGACCGTCCGCGTCGTCGGCCACGAACCGAAGCGCTTACGATTCGAGTTCCGGCTCCCCGGAGCGGACACCAACCCGTACCTCACCCTCGCGGGTCTGCTGGCGTCCGCCCGTTCGGGGATCGTTTCGCACCGCGGGTTGCCAGCGCCGGTGGCAGGGAACGCCTACGAAGCGCCGCGAGATGATCAGATGCCGGTGTCGCTCAGCGATGCGATTGTGGCATTCGAGGCCTCGACCCTTGCCGCAGAAGCGTTCGGCACCGATGTGGTCCATCACCATGCCACGGTCCTGCGGCACGAATGGTCGGTGTTCCTCTCCGAGGTCTCCGTGTGGGATCTTGAGCGGTACTTCGACCGGATCTGAAGACCGAAGGTGTCGTTTCCTGATCTGTACACCTGGATTGCCGGCTCGCCGGAACCGAGCGAGATCGAGTTGGAGGACGATCTCTTCGATCCGAACACCTCGTCGCCGATACAGCGCCTCAGGTCGTCATCGGAGATGCAGGTGGACCGGGCGATCGAGGCGGCGGCGCGGGCGCACGCATCGGGTGTATGGCGTCGAAGCGGCGTGGCCGACCGGGCAGCCGTGCTCGACGCGTTCGCGAACGAGCTTGAGGGGGTCGTCGACGATGTGGCCCGCTTGGACTCCCTCAACAGCGGCGTCCCGATCACGGTCACAAGGATCCTCGCGGCATCGCTCCCCGGTACGGTCCGCGCAGCAGCCGAGCTGGCGAAGGCTGTGGGGGATGTGCAGGCCCTCCCTGCGGATGGACGCACCGTGCGGCTCCGCAAGGAGCCGTGGGGGCCCGCCGCACTGATCCTTCCGTGGAACGCTCCGTCGGCGATGGCGACCAAGAAACTCGCGTTCTGCCTCGCCGCTGGTGCGACCGCAGTCGTGAAGCCGTCCCCGGCGTCGCCGTGGAGCGCACAGCTGATCGTCGAAGCGGCTGCACAAGCGGGACTGCCGTCCGGAGTCGTGAACCTCGTGCTCGGGGGTCGGGCAATCGGCGAGCGGCTCGTCGGTGATCCCCGGATTCACGCGATCTCGATGACCGGTTCGACCCCAAACGGCAAGGCGATCGCCGCGAGGGCCGGAGCGAACCTGACGAGGCTGCAGCTCGAGCTCGGATCCAACAACCCGGCGATCGTCCGAGCGGATGCCGATATCGAGGCGACCGCCGCGAGTGTGGCGTCGGGTACGATGAAGCTCTCGGGTCAATGGTGCGAGGCGCCGCGCCGCGTGCTTGCGGATCGCAGCATTCTTCCGAACTTCGTCGAAACCCTTATCGACATCCTTGGCGGCATGCGTCTCGGCTCGAGTCTCGACGACGACACCGAGATCGGCCCGGTGGCGTTCGAGGCAAGGAGGGACGAACTGGTGTCCCAACGCGACGCGCTGGTCGCAGCCGGTGCAAAGGCAGTCGGGACGAGCCCGATACCGGACGCCGGATGGTTCGTGTCGCCGACCGTGATCGTTGGCGACGCCATTGACCTGTCCGGGGAGCTGTTCGGCCCGATGGTGACGGTGCAGCCGACCGACGACGATCGACAAGCCGTTCGTCTTGCCAATCAGGGCAGCTGCGGGCTCGCTGGGTATGTGTACTCACGGGATCTCGACGCGGCGCTCACGATCGGGGCTCGTCTTGTCGCCGGTGAGGTGAAGGTCAACGGTTCGAGCGTGCTCGACCTCGCCCCCGGTGCGGTGCAGAGCTTCTTTTCGGACAGCGGGGTCGGCGGCCACGGCGATGCGAACCTCCTCGAGTTCTTTCGCGGCACGCAAGTTGTCGGTGTGGAAGCCCCCGGACTCCCCATCTGACCCCCTCGGCCGCCACGACGATCACATCGGCGCTGATCTCCCGGTCGCGATTGCGCCCGTGGGTCCGACTGGTGGCGTTCTTGGGGACCATTTGCCACTTCTTTGTACACCGTGTACTGTATACAAAACCTGAGAGCGGAGGAGGTGGGTCGTGTGTGGAATTGCTGGTCGCATTCTTGGTGAACCCGGACCGGTTGGAGCCGACCTCGTCGACTTGATGCAGGCTCAGCGCCACCGCGGCGCCGATTCCACCGGTTTCGCCCTCTACGGAGAGCCCCTCGCTTCGGGCTACCGCGTTGCGGTTTTCATTGAGGATCGGTCGGATGCCGACTCCACGATCGACCAGTTCACGCAGATCGTCGCTCGGCACGGGTCCGAGCTCGTTGAGGCTCCGATACTCAACGACGCGGCGACGCGTCACGGCGCGATTCGTTTTGTGATCTCCGAACCAGAAGATCCGATCGAGGAATGGACGAAGGCATGTGATGCCATCGCAGGCACCGAGATCCTCTCGGTTGGCCGCTCGCTCGAGATCGTCAAGGACGAGGGCGACGCCGACCAGGTGGCCGACCGGCACGGCGTCCGTGACTTCATCGGTACCCATGGGCTCGGCCACGCACGGCTCGCCACCGAGTCGTCGGTCTCGCCGATCGCGAGTCACCCGTTCTGGGCGAGGCCGTTCCCCGATGTCGCCATCGTCCACAATGGACAACTCACCAACTACTTCCTGTGGCGGAGGCGGCTCCAGCGCGAGGGCTATCGCTTCTCGACGGAGAACGACTCGGAGCTGATCGCGGTGTGGATCTCGGATCAGATGGAATCAGGAGCGTCGCTTTCCGAGTCGCTGAGGGCCAGCGTGACGGCCCTCGACGGTGTTTTCACCTTTCTGCTGTCCACCGCAGACGAAATCGGCATGGCGAAGGACCGCCTCGCCATCAAGCCGATCGTCGCCGTGGAGTCCAACGGTGAGACGGCGATGGCAACCGAAGAGCAGGCGATCCGGCACATCTACGGCGTCGATGTCGAACCGATCAACTGTGACGGGCCCGGTCTCGTGCGGGTCTGGCCGATCAAGACGGGGGTGGGTGTGTCATGAGTGCGCCTTTGGAGATCGAAGCGGGTGAGCGGCCGCTCCGGGAGGTCAATGCAGAGATTCGGCGGGCCGTCGGGGAGGGCCGCGATGTCGTGGTCACCAACAGCATGTCCCGCCACAACCTCGCGGTCGGTCTTCCGCCCGGGGGTTCGGTGACCATCCCCGACGGCGTCGGCTACTACTGCGGGGGGCTCAACACCGGAGCGAGGATCAGTATCGGCCGCAACGCGGGCTGGGGTCTCGGTGAGGCGATGTCTGCGGGCGAGATCGTTGTCGATGGGCGCGCCGGACTCGGCGTTGGAGCCTCGATGCTCGGGGGCCTCGTCCATGTCAAGGGCAACGCTGGCCCGAGAGCCGGTGTCGCGATGAAAGGCGGCGACATCGTCGTTGAGGGCTCCGTGGGTTTCTTGAGCGGCTTCATGGCGCACGCTGGTCGCATCATTGTTTTGGGGGACGCTGAGGACGCAGCGGGCGACTCGTTGTGGGGCGGATGCATGTGGGTTGCCGGTGAGGTTGCATCGCTCGGCGTCGACTCCAAGTTCGTTGAGCCCGATGCCGAGGAGGTGGACGCTGTTGAAGAGCTGCTGTCCCGCCTCGGGATCGGCGACGACACGAGGTCGTGGAAGAAGATTGTTTCCGGCCAGAAGCTCTGGCATTTCGATTCGAGGGACGCGCAAGCATGGCTGATGATCTGAAGTACTCCGTGGAAGACCTTGTGGCGCTGAGGGACGGGGCAGATCCCGCCCACCCTGCGGGAAGCATCGCGTCGTACGACCGCGGCGAGTCCCCACGCTGGACCCCTGAGACGATCGCAGAGATCCAGGCAAAGGCACAACTCGGGCGCTACGCCATCCGGGGGTTCTCGACCTTTCACCGCAACTTGCCGTCGCTCGACGATCTCGTCTTCGTACCCGCAACCCTCACGCGCCTCCCGCTCGAGGGCTATCGGGAGGATTGCGATGCGGTCACCGTCCTCGGTAACCGGCCCGGCCTCGTCGAGCGGCCCATCGAACTCGCCATTCCGATCTACATCGCATCGATGTCGTTCGGGGCGCTTTCGGCATCGGCGAAAGCAGCGCTTGGCAAGGGAGCGTCGAAGGTTGGGACGATGACCTGTACCGGCGAGGGGGGCATGCTGGCCGAGGAGCGCGAGGCATCGGACAAGCTCGTGTACCAGATGACCCCGTCACGGTACGGGCTCGATCTCGACCACCTGAGGCGAGCGGACGCCATCGAGATCGCCGTCGGTCAGGGCGCCAAACCGGGAACGGGTGGCGTGCTGCTCGGCATGAAGGTTTCGGATCGTGTGGCGAACATGCGCACCCTCCCGCCGGGCGTCGATCAGCGTTCGACCGTGCGTCATCCCGACTTCCTCGGTGCGGACGACCTTCAGGTCAAGATCGAGGAGCTGCGCGAGGCGGTCGATTACCAGGTCCCCATCTTTCTCAAGATGGGCGCGACCCGTCCCCGGTACGATGTGGCGATCGCTGCGAAGGCAGGTGTGGATGTCATCGTGCTCGACGGTATGGAGGGTGGAACGAACGCGGCTCCCGAGATCCTCCTCGACCACACCGGTGTCCCGACGATCTCGGCCATTCGAGCTGCGCGAGAAGCGCTCGAGGACTGCGGCATGGCCGACGAAGTGAGCCTCGTCGCCGCAGGCGGGATCCGTTCGGGAATCGACGCCGCCAAGGCACTCGCGCTCGGAGCCGACGCGGTGATGATCGGGACGGCTGCGAACATCGCCCTCGGATGCAACTCGCCTCGCTATGTGGACGACTACGAGGCCATGGGAACCTCCCCGGGAAGGTGCCACCATTGCCACACCGGACTGTGTCCGGTCGGGATCCAGACCCAGAACCCCGAGTTGGAACAGCGCATGGATGTAGACGCCGGGGCCGAGCGGGTGGCGCGGTTCCTCACGGCGATGACGATGGAGATCACCCTGATTGCAAAGGCGTGCGGCAAATCGAGTGTCCACAACCTCGAACCGGAGGATCTCCGGGCCCTGACCTTGGAGGCATCGGCCTTCACCGGGGTAGCCCTTGCCGGAATCGATCGACCCTTCACATGGTAAAGGGTCCCTTGGACGCGAACGGAGGATGCCGATGACCGACCAACTCCTACCCGGCACGCACACGGTGGTTCTCGCCCTCGGGGACCTGTGCGGCATTCTCCGAGGCAAACGAATGCATGCATCCCAGTGGGACGGGGTCGCCGAACACGGCATGGCCATGGCTGGCGCCATCTTCGTCTTCGATATGACCTGCGATATCTGGGACACGCCGTTTGCCAACATGGACAACGGCTATCCGGACATCTATGTCACCCCGATTCCCGGGACCCTGCGTCCCGTACCGTGGGCAGATGGCACGATGCTCGCGATCGGTGCAGCCACCCAGGAGGGCGGAGCGCCGGTGCCCGTCGATCCACGCAGAGCCCTCGAAGGCGTAATCGGCAAGTTCGACGATCATGGCTATCAAGCCAAGATCGGTGTCGAGTTCGAGTTCTACCTCCTCGATCCCGAGACAAGGACACCGGTCGACAACGGAGTCCAGGTCTATGGCGTTGCGCGGGGTGCCCAGTTCGAGCATGTCCTCGGCCCGATCCGGAACCAATGCACCGAGTTCGGAATCCCGATCGAAGTGTCCAACCCCGAGTACTCATCCGGCCAGTTCGAGGTGAACATCCGCTACGGCGACGCGCTGACCGCGGTCGACAATGCAGTCCTGTTCCGCAACGCTGTCAAGGAGATCGCGGCGCAACACGGTTTTCTCGCAACCTTCATGGCGAAGCCGTTCACGGCTGAATCCGGAAATGGCCTCCACATCCACCAGTCGTTGTGGCAGGGCGATACGAACATCTTCGCCGACGGGAACCATCTCTCGGACATCGGACGGTGCTATGTCGGGGGGTTGCGCAAGCACATGGTGGAGTTCACGCTCTTCGGTGCACCGACGCCGAACAGTTACAAACGGCGAACTCCGTATTCGTTCTGCCCTGCGAACAACTCGTGGGGAGGGGACAACCGGACCGTCGGCATCAGGGTCATCGAGGGGCGTCCGTCAGCCGTGAGGGTCGAGCAGCGTGACGCAAGCGCTGAGGCGAATCCGTACATGGTCGTCGCAGGACAGCTCGCCGCGGGGCTGCGAGGCATCGAAGAGGAGCTGGATCCCGGCCCGCGCAACGACGGTGACGCCTATGCCGAAGCCGAAGCCGATGCGCTCCCGACCTCGATCCCTGAAGCCGTCGAAGCACTTCGCGGATCCGAATTCGCCGCCGAGGTGTTCGATGCCCAGTTGCTTGAGGTCGTGATCCAGATGGCCGAGCGCGAGGAGGGGTTCCTGCGTGCGAATGTCACCGATTTCGAACGGGACCGATACCTGGAGGTGTATTGATGCGCATTGCTCGAGTGGTTGGCACGGCAACGGGGTCGGTGAAGGATCCACCGCTGACCGGCCACAAGCTCCTCATCGTCGAACCCGTTGACGCAAAGGGGAAGACCGTCGGGCCCCACGAGGTCGTCACGGATGCCGCGGTGGGTGCCGGTGTTGGTGACTGGGTGCTGATCGCAACCGGATCGGCTGCTCGGCAGCCCGGTTCCACGACGGGTGTGGCGACGGATGCGTCGGTTGTGATCATCCTCGAGGAGCTCAAGATCGGGAACGAGACGACCTACTACAGCGGTTTGGCGTGACCAAACGGCAATCAACGACAAGACCCGCTGGGAAGAACAGTGATTCGAGCCCAGCACGACGAAAGGAAACGCGTATGGCAGATCAGTCGAAGTTGGCATTGGGCATGGTTGAGACGAAGGGCATGGCAGCGGCAACCGAGGCTGCCGATGCGATGCTCAAAGCCGCCAATGTCCAGCTCACCAGCTATATCCAGGTTGGCGGCGGCCTCGTGTCGGTGTTCATTCGGGGTGAGGTCGGTGCGGTCAAGGCGGCCACCGATGCAGGTGCTGTTGCTGCGAGCAAGATCGGTGAGGTGCTTTCGGTCCATGTGATCGCCCGTCCCCACGATGAGCTGCCCGGCACGATGTCGTTCATCACGAGCTCGTAGCGGGCATGTTCGAGCCCCAGCCCGTCGGAGGGGGCGTCTGAGTGGACGCCGACCTCCGTAGTATCGCCCAGGCTCGGGACTGCGTCGAGCGCGCAAGCATTGCGTTCGACCAGTTCCGCGGTGCCTCCCAAGAGGACATCGATCGCATCGTCGAGACGATGTCGCGCGCGGCGGCTCGGGAGGCGGGACGGCTGGGATCCCTCGCCGTGGAGGAGACCGGACACGGCAACGCCGCCGACAAGCGCATGAAGAACCTCTTCAACGCCCTGTCGGTGGCTGAATGGCTCCGCCATGTGCGCACGGTTGGCGTCCTGTGGAAGGACGAACGAACCAAGGTGATGGCCGTTGCGGAGCCGATGGGGGTCGTTGCGGCGCTCATTCCGGTCACGAACCCGACCGCGACGGTGATCTTCAAGGTGTTGAGTGCCGTCAAGGCCGGCAATGCCATCGTCTGTGCCCCGCATCCGCGTGGTGTGCGTTCCGGAGTCGAGACCACTGCGGTTCTCGCGGCTGCCGCCGACGAAGCCGGTGCCCCACCGAACCTGATCCAGTGTCTCTCCGAGGTCACCCTCGACGGCACCTCGGAGCTGATGCGCCACCGTCGGACCTCGGTCGTGATGGCGACCGGAGGCTCGGACATGGTGAGGGCGGCGTATTCGTGTGGCAAGCCGACGCTTGCGGTCGGACCCGGCAATGTCCCTGTGTTCGTCGATGCATCCAAGCGGCACGACCTTGAGGAGGTAGCCGACCAGATCCTCACCTCGAAGGCCTTCGACTACGGCACGGCATGTGTCGCCGAACAGGCGGTCGTTGCCCACCGGGAGATCGCGCGACCGTTGCGCGATGCGATCAGCACGAAAGGCGGATACTTCTGCACGCCATCGGAAGCGCAGGCCCTCGCGGCGGTCATGTTCGAACCGAACGGTCGCCAAGTCCCGAACCATGTTGCACAACCTGCGTCGAGGCTCGCCGAGATGGCAGGGTTTGATGTGCCGCCACGGACGAGGGTGCTCGTGGCAGAAGCATCCGAGATCGGGCGGCAGGTTCCGCTGTCGCGCGAGAAGCTCAACCCGGTGCTCGCGTACTACGAGGCGGGCTCGCACGATGACGCCTATCGACTGTGCGAGGCGGTCCTCGCGTTCGGCGGTATCGGCCACAGTGCGGCGGTCCACACCAACGACGCGCGGGTCAAGGCCCAGTTCTCGATGCTGCCGGTGGGCCGACTGCTGATCAACACGCCGTGTGCGCTCGGTGGCATGGGCTATTCGACCGATCTCGAGCCCAGCTTCATGCTCGGAACGGGGACCTGGTCGGGTTCGATCGTCTCGGACAATGTCACAGCGCTCCACCTGATCAACATCAAACGCATTGCCGAAGAGACACGGCCGTGGCGAAGCTTCAGTGAAATCGAAAGGAAAGCACCATGACAAGGTCCAAGACCGACATCCGGGCCCTCATCCAGATCGACCGGTTGCAGCCGCGGTTTGCCGCGTACAGCGCCGCAACCGTGAGGGGCTCGATTCCCCTTGAGGGAGACACCTTGCTCGTTGGTGAGATCGCCCCCGGCAACGAGGTGTTCCAGGTGGTCGACATCGCCTTGAAGGCCGCCGAGATCGAGTCGGTCTCCCAGATCGTCGAACGCGAATTCGGATTCTTCATGTTGCGGTCGCCGGTGAACACGGCGATCTCGATCGCCCGCGACGCGATTCTGGATCATCTCGGTGCGCAGCTGTCGGATCGCATGAAGCCCCGGATCGAGAGCACGCAGCGGATCACCGCCGTGGAGCCGCATCAGGCCAAGCTTCTCAACATCTGGCGGCAGGGGTCACTTGTGATCCCCGGAAGCACGCTCGGCATGGTCGAGTGCTCTCCTGCCGCGTATATCACGGTCGCGGCGAACGAGGCCGAGAAGGCAGCGAGTGTCGACATCGTCGAGGTCAGGGCGCTGGGGCGCTTCGGAAGGTTCTTCATGTCGGGGTCCGAGGACAGCGTCAGCGCAGCGCTCGATGCCGCCGTTGCAGCGGTGGAAGGGATGGACGGTCGTTCATGAATGTCATTGGTGAACGCGATGTCAGGACATTGGCTGCACGCAGCGATGTCATCGTCGTCGGTTCCAATGATCTCCTCACCCCGAACGCCCGCGACCTCGTGGCGCAGCTCGGACTGCGCATCGTGTCGGAACCGATCGAAACGGCGCCTCCGAACGCCCCTGATCATGGGACGGCCGTGCGAAGAGTGCTCCTGCGTCGATCCCCCAAGTGGGTTGCCCCAGAGCCGACCACCGCTGCGAAAGCCAAGCCGTTTGCCCGCGTCGCGATGGTGGGGTGTGGCGCAGTCGGTGCGGCCGCAGCCCACATGGTTGCGGCAACCGAAGCCGCGACGGACCTGACCATCGTTGACCTTGTGCCGGGCCTCGCCGCGAGCACTGCGCTTGACATCGAACACGCGTCCGGCATCACCGGTTCGCCGACCAGATGCGCAGGCGGTGAAACGATGGACCTCGTCGCTGGCGCCGATGTCGTGGTGGTCACCGCAGGCAGTCCCCGATCTCCCGGAATGTCGC includes:
- a CDS encoding BMC domain-containing protein; translated protein: MTRSKTDIRALIQIDRLQPRFAAYSAATVRGSIPLEGDTLLVGEIAPGNEVFQVVDIALKAAEIESVSQIVEREFGFFMLRSPVNTAISIARDAILDHLGAQLSDRMKPRIESTQRITAVEPHQAKLLNIWRQGSLVIPGSTLGMVECSPAAYITVAANEAEKAASVDIVEVRALGRFGRFFMSGSEDSVSAALDAAVAAVEGMDGRS